Proteins co-encoded in one Cupriavidus nantongensis genomic window:
- a CDS encoding META and DUF4377 domain-containing protein codes for MDSRNRLIPFAAAVLVATMLGACTTATAPDLPSAGTNLNQTQPSGPSRWELVRWQQPDGSVREIPHGDNGEPIIFEFNEGIDAAQGTVSGTSGCNRFTGSYGKTETGIRFDRIAGTRMACPPPRMALESALLKAMQTPFSTVGTQPSAGSTGRQIIWKTVDGDLLQFVEREGVGKRGARVEAAGVEKTVYIDSQRVECTGVGKMTCYRWRESPDAPWQLWYGPIEGLDFEPGVSYRLRVREYQVPNPPADASAIRWQLLKVESRTRAQ; via the coding sequence ATGGATAGCCGTAATCGCCTGATTCCCTTCGCGGCCGCCGTGCTTGTCGCCACCATGCTCGGCGCCTGCACCACTGCGACCGCGCCCGATCTTCCTTCGGCCGGCACCAACCTGAACCAGACCCAGCCCTCCGGCCCGAGCCGCTGGGAACTGGTGCGCTGGCAGCAGCCTGACGGCTCGGTGCGCGAGATCCCGCACGGCGACAATGGCGAGCCGATCATTTTCGAGTTCAACGAAGGCATCGATGCCGCGCAGGGCACGGTCAGCGGCACCAGCGGCTGCAATCGCTTTACCGGCAGCTATGGCAAGACCGAGACCGGCATCCGCTTCGACCGCATCGCCGGCACGCGCATGGCTTGCCCGCCGCCGCGCATGGCGCTGGAGTCGGCGCTGCTGAAGGCGATGCAGACGCCGTTCTCCACCGTGGGCACGCAGCCGTCGGCGGGCAGTACCGGCCGGCAGATCATCTGGAAGACCGTGGACGGGGATCTGCTGCAGTTCGTCGAGCGCGAGGGTGTGGGCAAGCGCGGCGCGCGCGTGGAGGCGGCGGGCGTCGAGAAGACCGTCTATATCGATTCGCAGCGTGTGGAGTGCACGGGCGTGGGCAAGATGACGTGCTACCGCTGGCGCGAGTCGCCGGATGCGCCGTGGCAGCTGTGGTACGGGCCGATCGAGGGGCTGGATTTCGAACCCGGGGTGTCGTACCGGCTGCGCGTGCGCGAATACCAGGTGCCGAACCCGCCGGCGGATGCGTCGGCGATCCGCTGGCAGTTGCTGAAGGTCGAGTCACGGACACGTGCGCAGTAG
- a CDS encoding O-antigen ligase family protein: protein MAIRYNRFAPSRNAGAGHRSSGDGDNNKTDGTAGISHAITFLRKPFSMLLMTRLQGSLPLGIDKALYLSACVVLAAFPALMFVKPSLSNTCYGLLLGWSVIALATGGRAAVAEYGCILRRYWPFMLAMAALPLALLLQQLLTGADDPHVPYLYLRFALFIVLVPGLLRLGRRGMQNIQWGFVACALISALWLHEVAAAGRPSHVGFSNVIPFGNLALLTGMLAVISTGWNRPGEYVQVGVKLLAGFAGLYASYMSGTRGGWIAVPVLVLVSLMASRKLKRIHKGAGLLVLAGFMAATWLSSDRVQQRTMETVSELSQFAHHVTLDTSTGIRLQLWRASLKMLQAHPWAGVGPENYEQALKGLAEQHVVTPLAATMPHAHNDILHTGATLGIPGLIAIFALYLVPVAFFLYHLRSNDRDTQVASAMGLALCCGFMVFGLTEAMFGTTLVNACYSLIMAVCFAYVVSSKKALRVQAASSPPRIAT from the coding sequence GTGGCCATCCGATATAATCGCTTCGCCCCGAGCCGCAATGCCGGCGCAGGGCACCGCTCCTCAGGAGACGGCGACAATAATAAGACGGACGGAACGGCAGGCATCTCCCATGCAATCACCTTCCTCCGGAAACCTTTCTCCATGCTCTTGATGACGAGATTGCAAGGGTCCCTACCGTTGGGGATCGACAAAGCTCTGTACCTGAGCGCCTGTGTTGTCCTGGCCGCGTTTCCCGCGCTGATGTTCGTCAAGCCGTCGCTCAGCAACACCTGCTACGGGCTGTTGCTGGGGTGGAGCGTCATCGCCCTGGCTACCGGCGGCCGCGCCGCCGTGGCCGAATATGGCTGCATCCTGCGCCGGTACTGGCCCTTCATGCTGGCCATGGCGGCGCTGCCGCTGGCGCTGCTGCTCCAGCAACTGCTGACCGGCGCCGATGACCCGCATGTGCCCTATCTATACCTGCGTTTTGCGCTGTTCATCGTTCTGGTCCCAGGCCTGCTGCGCCTGGGCCGGCGCGGCATGCAGAACATCCAGTGGGGCTTCGTCGCCTGTGCATTGATATCCGCCCTGTGGCTGCATGAAGTCGCCGCGGCCGGCCGCCCCAGCCATGTCGGCTTCTCCAATGTCATTCCCTTCGGCAACCTCGCCCTGCTGACCGGCATGCTGGCCGTGATCTCCACAGGCTGGAACCGCCCTGGAGAGTATGTGCAGGTCGGGGTAAAGCTCCTGGCGGGTTTTGCGGGCTTGTATGCCTCTTATATGAGCGGCACGCGCGGGGGCTGGATCGCAGTACCCGTGCTCGTGCTGGTCTCCCTGATGGCATCTCGCAAGTTGAAACGTATCCACAAAGGAGCTGGTCTGCTTGTACTAGCCGGTTTCATGGCCGCCACCTGGCTCAGCAGCGATCGGGTGCAGCAACGCACGATGGAAACTGTATCTGAATTGTCTCAATTTGCTCACCATGTAACATTGGACACCTCCACTGGCATACGTCTGCAACTGTGGCGCGCCTCGCTCAAAATGCTACAGGCTCATCCTTGGGCCGGAGTTGGCCCAGAAAATTACGAGCAGGCTCTTAAAGGACTGGCAGAACAGCATGTAGTTACCCCGCTCGCTGCTACCATGCCGCACGCACACAATGACATCCTGCACACAGGAGCAACGCTCGGCATACCCGGATTGATTGCAATTTTTGCCCTATATCTTGTCCCTGTTGCCTTCTTTCTGTATCACCTGCGCAGTAACGACAGGGATACGCAAGTTGCCAGCGCAATGGGCCTGGCGCTGTGTTGCGGCTTCATGGTGTTTGGTCTCACCGAGGCAATGTTCGGCACAACCTTGGTCAATGCCTGCTACAGCCTGATCATGGCCGTGTGCTTCGCATATGTGGTTTCATCCAAGAAGGCGCTTCGAGTTCAGGCAGCCAGTTCCCCGCCCAGAATCGCCACATAG
- the waaA gene encoding lipid IV(A) 3-deoxy-D-manno-octulosonic acid transferase: MLRLVYSLLWFVVLPVALLRLAWRARKEPDYMHHVGERLGLYGGLPRKGPWLWVHAVSVGETRAAQPLIDALLSAYPRHRLLLTHMTPTGRQTGAQLFGKEPRILQCYLPYDVPVLVRSFMRYFAPQVGLLMETEVWPNLVRGARKARVPLFLVNARLSPRSFRRTARFGRAAAVMYEDLAGVLAQTPGDAQRFRALGASAVQITGNLKFDMQPALAGVAVGEQLRKFIATGKVLAAASTREGEEPMLLDAFSRWQSLAGNVPRPALLLIPRHPQRFDEVAAMAARAGFSVKRRSALDLNVIQLPLSADIILGDSMGEMAMYFAASDLAFIGGSLLPLGGQNLIEACTLGTPVLVGPHTFNFAQATEDAITAGACLRVDNADELMRTAASVLADPARLAEMRVHAQTFAGLHRGATSRTLAALATALESSSVANPVA; encoded by the coding sequence ATGCTGCGTTTGGTATATAGCTTGTTGTGGTTCGTGGTGCTGCCGGTTGCATTGCTGCGCTTAGCTTGGCGCGCGCGTAAGGAGCCGGACTACATGCATCATGTCGGCGAACGCCTAGGTCTATACGGAGGGCTGCCTCGGAAGGGGCCATGGCTATGGGTCCACGCTGTTTCAGTAGGCGAGACCCGCGCCGCGCAGCCGCTGATCGATGCGCTGCTGAGCGCTTATCCGCGTCATCGCTTGCTGCTGACACACATGACTCCGACTGGGCGCCAGACCGGTGCGCAATTGTTCGGCAAAGAGCCGCGCATCCTGCAGTGCTACCTGCCATATGACGTGCCCGTGCTCGTAAGGTCGTTCATGCGGTATTTCGCGCCGCAGGTGGGCTTGCTGATGGAGACGGAAGTCTGGCCCAACTTGGTGCGCGGGGCCCGCAAGGCGCGCGTCCCCCTGTTTCTGGTCAATGCGCGCCTGTCGCCACGCAGCTTCCGGCGTACTGCGCGCTTTGGGCGCGCGGCGGCGGTCATGTACGAGGATCTTGCCGGTGTGCTTGCACAGACGCCTGGCGATGCACAGCGTTTTCGGGCATTGGGTGCGTCGGCGGTGCAGATCACTGGTAACTTGAAATTTGATATGCAGCCCGCGCTTGCAGGCGTTGCGGTGGGCGAGCAATTGCGCAAGTTCATTGCCACGGGCAAAGTTCTGGCAGCTGCCAGCACCCGTGAGGGAGAGGAGCCAATGTTGCTCGATGCATTCTCCCGTTGGCAATCATTGGCGGGCAATGTCCCACGCCCCGCTTTGCTGCTTATCCCCCGTCATCCGCAGCGGTTTGATGAGGTCGCAGCGATGGCAGCTCGCGCAGGGTTTTCGGTGAAGCGCCGGAGTGCACTGGATCTCAATGTCATACAGTTGCCGCTGAGCGCCGATATTATTCTGGGCGATTCGATGGGCGAGATGGCCATGTATTTTGCGGCGTCGGATCTAGCCTTTATCGGTGGCAGCCTGTTGCCACTCGGGGGGCAGAACCTGATCGAAGCCTGTACGCTTGGTACGCCGGTGCTGGTTGGCCCGCATACCTTCAATTTTGCACAGGCGACCGAAGATGCAATTACTGCGGGGGCTTGCCTGCGCGTTGACAATGCCGATGAGCTGATGCGCACAGCAGCGAGCGTGCTGGCCGATCCAGCTCGGCTGGCAGAAATGCGTGTCCACGCACAGACCTTCGCAGGCCTGCATCGAGGCGCCACCTCGCGAACCCTCGCCGCGCTGGCTACGGCGCTTGAAAGCTCATCTGTTGCTAACCCTGTTGCTTGA
- the waaC gene encoding lipopolysaccharide heptosyltransferase I — MLSSRSKRAAVSAESAGATGVLRPTPAAVPFTLPERPRILLVKVSSLGDVVHNMPLVHDLRSRWAGAEIDWMVEEGYVGLVRLLPEVRRVIPFALRRWRKRVLDKGTWREVGEVRHALQQDRYDAVIESQGLLKTALVARFAMRASGAPIIGLGNATLGSGYEPAARLLYTDAISVPRRTHSVQRSRLLGAALTGVAPLAPPQFFGHAAQSLHVDDPLWGDLPPRYAVCFHATADARKKWAVHNWHALGTRLADEGLTVLLPWGSDQERRAAEEIRAGVPYARVLPRFSVLQGFGLINRAEVVVGVDTGLIHIAAALCRPTVEIYTATWRWKTEGYWSERIANVGDDGVVPSVDEVYEAACRVRGVAG; from the coding sequence ATGCTCAGTTCCCGTTCTAAGCGCGCGGCGGTGTCAGCGGAATCAGCGGGCGCCACTGGTGTGCTACGGCCCACGCCGGCCGCGGTCCCATTCACACTGCCAGAACGGCCACGCATCCTGTTGGTCAAGGTGTCGTCGCTCGGTGATGTGGTGCACAACATGCCGTTGGTGCACGATCTGCGCTCGCGCTGGGCCGGTGCCGAAATCGATTGGATGGTGGAAGAGGGCTATGTCGGACTTGTCCGGCTATTGCCGGAGGTGCGCAGGGTGATCCCGTTTGCGCTGCGGCGTTGGCGCAAGCGCGTCTTGGACAAGGGAACTTGGCGTGAGGTGGGCGAGGTGCGTCACGCCTTGCAGCAGGATCGCTATGACGCGGTGATCGAGAGTCAGGGTTTGCTTAAGACCGCGTTGGTTGCGCGCTTCGCCATGCGCGCGTCTGGTGCGCCGATTATCGGGTTAGGCAATGCCACGCTGGGTTCAGGCTATGAGCCGGCAGCGCGGCTCTTGTATACCGATGCGATAAGCGTGCCGCGCCGGACGCATTCAGTGCAGCGCTCGCGCTTGCTCGGTGCAGCGCTGACCGGGGTTGCGCCACTGGCACCACCGCAGTTTTTCGGGCATGCCGCCCAGTCGCTCCATGTGGACGATCCGCTGTGGGGTGACCTGCCTCCGCGCTATGCCGTGTGCTTCCACGCCACTGCCGACGCGCGTAAAAAATGGGCAGTGCATAACTGGCATGCGCTGGGCACGCGGCTGGCGGATGAAGGTCTGACGGTCCTGCTGCCGTGGGGCAGTGACCAGGAACGCCGGGCAGCCGAAGAGATCCGTGCTGGTGTGCCGTACGCAAGGGTGTTGCCGCGCTTCTCCGTATTACAGGGCTTTGGGCTGATCAACCGGGCCGAGGTGGTGGTCGGGGTCGATACGGGCTTAATCCATATCGCAGCGGCGTTGTGTCGGCCCACGGTTGAGATTTATACGGCAACGTGGCGATGGAAGACTGAAGGCTACTGGTCCGAACGGATCGCCAATGTCGGGGACGACGGCGTGGTGCCGTCGGTCGATGAGGTCTACGAAGCGGCTTGCCGCGTGCGCGGAGTGGCTGGCTGA
- a CDS encoding phosphomannomutase/phosphoglucomutase, translating to MTKETQEGVDSSIFKAYDIRGIVGKTLTRDIARRIGLAFGSAAAELGEATVVVGRDGRLSGPDLTAGLVEGLQATGLDVIDVGLVATPMVYFATNVEINGVRPTSGIMVTGSHNPPDYNGFKMVLAGQAIYGEQIKTLRKRIDSGSFKSGAGGYTRVDVRQKYPDRIISHVKLARPMKIALDAGNGVAGAFVGDLFRGLGCEVTELFCDVDGNFPNHHPDPAHVENLQDLVKTLRESDCELGLAFDGDGDRLGVVTKDGQVIFPDRQLMLFAQEILSRNPGAQVIYDVKCTGKLAPWIRQHGGEPLMWKTGHSLVKAKLKETGAPIAGEMSGHVFFKDRWYGFDDGLYTGARLLEILSRYADPSAVLNALPNALNTPELQLKCAEGESFTLLDKIKASAKFEGAREVITIDGVRVEYADGFGLARPSNTTPVVVMRFEADSDAALVRIQEEFKRVILAEKPDAQFPF from the coding sequence ATGACTAAAGAGACGCAAGAAGGGGTGGATTCTTCCATTTTTAAGGCCTACGATATCCGCGGAATCGTTGGCAAGACGCTCACCCGCGACATCGCACGGCGGATCGGCCTGGCGTTCGGTTCCGCCGCCGCAGAACTCGGCGAAGCTACCGTTGTGGTGGGTCGCGACGGCCGTCTCTCTGGCCCCGACTTGACCGCCGGCCTGGTTGAAGGTCTGCAAGCCACTGGGCTCGACGTCATCGATGTCGGTCTTGTCGCCACGCCGATGGTTTACTTTGCTACGAATGTTGAAATCAACGGTGTGCGGCCCACCTCAGGCATCATGGTCACCGGCAGCCACAACCCGCCCGATTACAACGGCTTCAAGATGGTGCTGGCCGGCCAGGCGATCTACGGTGAGCAAATCAAGACACTGCGCAAGCGCATCGATAGCGGCAGCTTTAAGAGTGGAGCGGGTGGCTACACACGGGTGGATGTGCGTCAAAAGTATCCTGATCGCATCATCAGCCATGTTAAGTTGGCCCGCCCGATGAAGATTGCCCTCGACGCCGGCAACGGCGTCGCTGGTGCTTTCGTCGGTGACCTATTTCGTGGCCTCGGTTGCGAGGTGACGGAGCTCTTCTGCGATGTCGATGGCAATTTCCCAAACCACCACCCCGATCCGGCCCATGTGGAGAATCTGCAGGACTTGGTGAAAACTCTGCGCGAGAGCGACTGCGAACTCGGACTGGCCTTCGATGGCGATGGTGATCGTCTCGGCGTGGTGACCAAGGATGGCCAGGTGATTTTTCCCGACCGCCAGCTAATGCTGTTTGCGCAGGAAATTCTGTCGCGCAATCCGGGCGCACAGGTGATTTACGACGTCAAATGCACTGGTAAGCTCGCGCCGTGGATACGCCAACACGGTGGTGAGCCGCTGATGTGGAAGACCGGGCATTCGTTGGTCAAGGCGAAGCTGAAGGAAACGGGCGCGCCTATCGCGGGCGAGATGAGCGGTCACGTATTCTTCAAGGATCGCTGGTATGGCTTTGACGACGGCCTATACACGGGTGCACGTCTGCTGGAGATCCTGTCGCGCTACGCAGATCCTAGCGCCGTGCTGAATGCGTTGCCGAATGCGCTGAACACGCCGGAACTGCAGCTCAAATGTGCTGAGGGTGAGTCGTTCACACTGCTGGACAAGATCAAGGCGAGCGCGAAATTCGAGGGCGCGCGCGAGGTGATCACCATCGACGGCGTGCGCGTTGAATATGCCGATGGTTTCGGCTTGGCCCGCCCGTCCAACACCACTCCGGTGGTGGTGATGCGTTTTGAGGCGGATAGCGACGCTGCGCTGGTGCGGATCCAGGAGGAGTTCAAGCGCGTGATCTTAGCAGAGAAGCCGGATGCTCAGTTCCCGTTCTAA